In Papilio machaon chromosome W, ilPapMach1.1, whole genome shotgun sequence, a single genomic region encodes these proteins:
- the LOC106713092 gene encoding uncharacterized protein LOC106713092 isoform X2 — protein MAQLDVLIRKRSGMKAKLTNFSNYISSIGASGIVSELQHELQCRLNKYEALYDQFDELQVEIEVCSDKPEDEYEERSKFEERYYALMAQARNLLCRDGAADDGRSVAGSICKQAAMVKVIDDNGNSMDARLLLDNGSTANFITQSLCSKLKLSTRSPWAHHTASLNKGVQPGEDVRARDAGNTISGRSGVRVKKRHSKSQPAADAYAHRIICLFATLLIPK, from the exons ATGGCCCAGCTAGATGTTTTAATTCGCAAACGTAGTGGCATGAAAGCCAAGCTTACAAATTTCTCCAATTATATTAGCTCAATTGGCGCTTCCGGCATAGTCTCCGAACTTCAACATGAATTACAATgtcgattaaataaatacgaggCATTATACGATCAATTCGATGAATTACAGGTGGAGATTGAGGTGTGTTCCGACAAGCCAGAGGACGAATACGAGGAACGTTCAAAATTCGAAGAGCGTTATTACGCGCTGATGGCGCAAGCGCGCAATCTGCTGTGCAGAGATGGTGCAGCAGATGACGGCCGCTCTGTTGCAGGTTCGATATGCAAACAAGCAG CTATGGTGAAAGTGATTGACGACAACGGCAACAGCATGGACGCACGGCTTCTACTCGATAACGGCAGTACGGCAAATTTTATAACGCAGTCGCTTTGcagtaaactaaaattatctaCACGTTCC CCGTGGGCCCATCACACTGCTTCTTTGAACAAAGGTGTTCAACCCGGGGAGGATGTTCGCGCCCGAGATGCGGGCAACACTATAAGCGGGCGGAGCGGCGTGCGGGTGAAGAAACGTCACTCAAAATCTCAACCGGCTGCCGATGCATACGCGCACCgtataatttgtctttttgcaactttgttaattccaaaataa
- the LOC106713092 gene encoding uncharacterized protein LOC106713092 isoform X1 gives MAQLDVLIRKRSGMKAKLTNFSNYISSIGASGIVSELQHELQCRLNKYEALYDQFDELQVEIEVCSDKPEDEYEERSKFEERYYALMAQARNLLCRDGAADDGRSVAGSICKQAAMVKVIDDNGNSMDARLLLDNGSTANFITQSLCSKLKLSTRSVTNMKVEHLQRYQRINYIKQHFWKRFSKEYVSLLQTKTKWFHSTGQLSVGTLVLLKEAGQPPLLWPLGRVTKIYPGVDGGSRVAELKMKGKTVLRSYKNICPLPLD, from the exons ATGGCCCAGCTAGATGTTTTAATTCGCAAACGTAGTGGCATGAAAGCCAAGCTTACAAATTTCTCCAATTATATTAGCTCAATTGGCGCTTCCGGCATAGTCTCCGAACTTCAACATGAATTACAATgtcgattaaataaatacgaggCATTATACGATCAATTCGATGAATTACAGGTGGAGATTGAGGTGTGTTCCGACAAGCCAGAGGACGAATACGAGGAACGTTCAAAATTCGAAGAGCGTTATTACGCGCTGATGGCGCAAGCGCGCAATCTGCTGTGCAGAGATGGTGCAGCAGATGACGGCCGCTCTGTTGCAGGTTCGATATGCAAACAAGCAG CTATGGTGAAAGTGATTGACGACAACGGCAACAGCATGGACGCACGGCTTCTACTCGATAACGGCAGTACGGCAAATTTTATAACGCAGTCGCTTTGcagtaaactaaaattatctaCACGTTCC GTTACAAACATGAAGGTGGAGCATTTGCAGCGTTATCAAAGAATCAATTATATAAAGCAGCATTTTTGGAAGCGGTTTTCTAAAGAATACGTCTCTttacttcaaacaaaaactaaatggtTCCATTCAACAGGACAACTATCTGTCGGAACTCTTGTATTATTGAAGGAAGCAGGTCAACCTCCTCTACTGTGGCCATTGGGACGAGTCACCAAAATTTATCCTGGCGTCGATGGAGGCTCAAGAGTGGCAGAACTAAAGATGAAAGGAAAAACTGTTCTACGGAGCTACAAAAACATCTGTCCTCTTCCCTTGGACTAG
- the LOC123722926 gene encoding uncharacterized protein LOC123722926, which produces MKHHKLLHHDRKTQKDKEEPTAEVITAANPCERRRAYLKIAPIVLRGPLTTIETYALLDEGSTVTLIDASVADIIGADGPSKPMWIQGIGSEMKQENSKIINLHIRGKYVENEYELEAVRTVERMKFAPETVFDHHLSSCSHLMDIKEEIMYSHASPKVLIGQDNWHLIVTRELRSGRRDQPVASLTNLGWVLHGCHSSLSTVVAFCGRIQETNIEEEIRNYFKLESLGIEPKRPKEDPEQRAIQILEETSNRLPDGRFETGLLWKNKDVELPNNFKDAERRLLSLQRRLDKNVELKMKYEERIENLLKAGYAERAPMPPPEGRTWYLPHFPVINPMKPHKPPRLVHDAAAKSAGVCLNDMLYSGPDLLLSLPGVIMRFRQHAYAITADIKEMFMQIKVRNEDRDALRFLWRGQRRKNETEELRMTSLIFGATSSPCTALYIKNKNAQEYSKEYPEAAAAIKNNHYMDDYLQSFGTLEEAERIAKQVDFIHKKAGFVLDGWTSNELKIVENLSRMPATTVSLGGKNTEKTLGLLWHVQEDYIGFNTNRMKIPEDVLQSKRTPTKREALSIIMALFDPLGLISPITTPAKRIFQDTWRYRTEWDDSIPVELAGKWNYWLKTLAVAEGLRVPRCYDSQPAAKYQIHTFVDASEEAYAAAVYWRMTRPDGSVQVALAAAKSRVTPLKPISIPRLELQAAVLGVRLAKTVLNEHDFPVEKKFYWSDSRTALTWIRSEPRVYKTFVAHRLAEIEETTKKNEWRWLPSKENVADDATRNTPEDFGSNHRWFQGPPFLRRNEEEWPVELVVTQDDVAERRERCNALQREENSHRECLPDVRRFSKWDRLIRATARVLQFIRLCKNPKNVVAASWKRTKKNEKSDPDWRNTGGKIASRLTAREGKTSICYEMITAKELEKAEMLWMNASQREAFPEEIDMIGKGRNISKNNRFVNIRVYMDEKGTLRVRARTSQDVDPPILDGKHPYTRLYIAHAHEQLHHGGVEMVVNELRQRLFILKIRPSVKTVIKSCMQCRIKKAKPASPYTGDLPAARVAHHARPFTFTGLDYFGPIEVTVARHREKRYGALFTCLTSRAIHIEVVSSLSADAAISALRRFLARRGFPKEIWSDNATCFKAANKELAEAAQEALENEVNCRRITWKYIPPSAPFMGGAWERLVRSVKEALYNVLKEKYPREETLSTLLVEVENTVNSRPLTHVPVHSTDEAAITPNHILIGPNCHAPVPGHFTSSDVSARQLWRRAQALADDFWRRWVRECLPLLRHRREPYGSGGVAPQLGDVVIICDSNLPRNTWSRGRVTRLYPGADGEVRVVDVTTSNGHVLRRPTKKLVVLPTGSRFGDDGRMCTTA; this is translated from the coding sequence ATGAAACATCACAAGCTGCTGCATCACGACAGGAAAACGCAAAAGGATAAGGAGGAGCCAACGGCAGAAGTTATCACAGCCGCCAACCCGTGCGAACGTCGTCGAGCATACTTGAAGATAGCGCCAATTGTGTTAAGGGGGCCTCTCACCACAATAGAGACGTACGCCTTATTGGATGAGGGAAGTACGGTGACTCTTATTGACGCGTCGGTAGCGGACATTATAGGGGCAGACGGACCATCGAAGCCTATGTGGATACAAGGAATTGGTTCAGAAATGAAACAGgaaaacagtaaaattattaatcttcACATCCGTGGGAAATACGTGGAAAATGAATACGAACTGGAGGCCGTGAGAACGGTAGAGAGAATGAAATTTGCTCCAGAGACGGTCTTCGATCATCACCTGAGTAGTTGCAGTCATTTGATGGATATCAAGGAAGAAATAATGTACAGCCATGCATCACCGAAGGTACTGATCGGTCAGGATAATTGGCATCTCATAGTAACAAGGGAACTGCGATCAGGACGTCGAGACCAACCAGTAGCATCACTAACTAACCTAGGATGGGTTCTCCATGGATGTCATAGTTCATTGTCAACCGTAGTAGCCTTTTGCGGAAGGATTCAAGAGACGAATATTGAAGaggaaataagaaattatttcaaacttgAATCCTTGGGCATTGAACCGAAGAGACCGAAAGAGGATCCCGAGCAGAGGGCGATACAAATTTTAGAAGAAACTAGTAACCGGCTGCCGGACGGGCGTTTTGAAACAGGGCTGTTATGGAAAAATAAAGACGTAGAGCTTccgaataattttaaagacgCAGAGAGGCGACTGCTCTCGCTACAGAGGAGATTAGACAAAAATGTAGAGTTGAAAATGAAGTATGAAGAAAGAATAGAAAATCTCCTCAAGGCAGGATATGCAGAGCGCGCTCCAATGCCACCCCCGGAGGGGCGTACATGGTATTTGCCGCACTTTCCAGTGATTAACCCGATGAAGCCGCACAAACCTCCAAGACTGGTGCATGATGCAGCCGCCAAGTCGGCGGGAGTATGCCTGAACGACATGTTATACTCAGGACCGGACTTGTTACTCTCGCTTCCCGGCGTCATCATGCGCTTCCGGCAACATGCGTATGCGATCACCGCCGACATAAAGGAGATGTTTATGCAGATAAAAGTAAGGAACGAAGACAGGGACGCACTGCGTTTCCTGTGGAGAGGTCAGCGGCGCAAGAACGAAACGGAGGAATTAAGGATGACTTCCTTAATCTTCGGAGCGACGTCGTCACCTTGCACGGCACTCTACATCAAAAATAAGAACGCACaagaatattcaaaagaatacCCAGAGGCAGCGGCAGCTATTAAGAACAACCACTATATGGACGATTATTTGCAAAGTTTCGGGACCCTCGAAGAAGCAGAAAGGATTGCAAAACAAGTAGATTTTATACATAAGAAGGCAGGCTTCgtattagatggatggacgtcaaatgaattgaaaattgtagaaaatttAAGTAGAATGCCGGCAACCACAGTAAGCCTAGGAGGAAAGAATACAGAGAAGACACTCGGATTATTGTGGCATGTCCAGGAGGATTATATTGGATTTAATACAAACAGAATGAAAATACCCGAAGATGTGCTTCAGAGTAAGCGAACGCCGACGAAACGGGAGGCATTAAGTATAATTATGGCACTATTCGACCCGCTGGGATTGATTTCGCCGATTACCACTCCAGCCAAAAGGATATTTCAGGACACATGGAGATATAGAACAGAATGGGACGACTCTATCCCGGTAGAGCTGGCGGGTAAATGGAATTATTGGTTGAAAACCCTAGCAGTGGCGGAAGGTCTCCGGGTGCCGCGGTGTTACGACAGTCAGCCGGCAGCAAAATATCAAATTCACACCTTCGTCGACGCGAGTGAAGAAGCCTATGCGGCAGCAGTATACTGGAGAATGACCCGGCCTGACGGCAGCGTCCAAGTGGCTCTAGCAGCGGCGAAGAGTCGCGTAACACCATTAAAGCCTATATCGATACCGAGGCTGGAGCTACAGGCTGCGGTGCTGGGAGTTCGTCTGGCGAAAACGGTATTAAATGAGCATGACTTTCCCGTCGAAAAGAAGTTCTACTGGAGCGACTCACGTACAGCATTAACCTGGATAAGGTCGGAACCCCGCGTATATAAGACCTTCGTCGCGCATCGGCTAGCGGAGATTGAAGAGACCACGAAGAAGAACGAATGGAGATGGCTGCCGTCCAAGGAGAACGTCGCGGACGACGCCACCAGGAATACACCGGAGGACTTCGGGTCAAACCATCGATGGTTCCAGGGACCGCCGTTCCTCAGGCGAAACGAAGAAGAGTGGCCGGTAGAGCTAGTAGTAACGCAGGACGACGTCGCAGAGCGTAGAGAGAGGTGCAACGCTCTACAGAGAGAAGAAAACAGTCATCGCGAATGTCTTCCCGATGTGCGGAGGTTCTCTAAATGGGATAGATTGATAAGAGCCACTGCGAGAGTCCTGCAATTTATTCGACTGTGCAAAAACCCAAAAAACGTCGTAGCTGCCTCCTGGAAACGTAcaaaaaagaatgaaaaaagCGACCCGGACTGGAGAAATACCGGGGGAAAAATCGCGTCGCGTTTAACTGCTCGAGAAGGAAAAACGAGCATCTGCTACGAAATGATCACCGCAAAAGAACTAGAAAAAGCAGAAATGCTGTGGATGAATGCCAGCCAACGAGAGGCCTTTCCAGAGGAAATTGATATGATTGGGAAAGGCAGGAATATCAGTAAGAACAACCGCTTCGTTAACATAAGAGTTTATATGGACGAAAAAGGAACTCTACGTGTAAGAGCGAGGACGTCACAAGATGTCGACCCACCAATACTCGACGGAAAACATCCCTACACCCGGCTCTACATAGCGCATGCACACGAACAATTGCATCACGGAGGTGTAGAGATGGTTGTGAACGAACTAAGACAAAGATTGTTTATATTGAAGATACGACCGTCAGTTAAAACTGTCATCAAGAGTTGTATGCAGTGTCGCATTAAAAAAGCCAAGCCAGCTTCACCGTACACGGGCGACCTTCCCGCGGCTCGAGTAGCTCATCACGCAAGACCATTCACCTTCACAGGACTCGACTATTTTGGACCGATAGAAGTAACTGTGGCGAGACATAGAGAAAAGCGATACGGGGCGTTATTTACATGTCTAACTTCAAGAGCCATTCACATCGAAGTCGTGAGTTCATTAAGCGCGGATGCGGCTATTTCAGCGCTACGAAGATTCCTTGCCCGGAGAGGGTTCCCCAAAGAGATCTGGAGCGACAACGCGACCTGTTTTAAAGCGGCGAACAAGGAACTGGCAGAGGCCGCTCAAGAAGCTCTAGAAAATGAAGTAAATTGTCGTCGCATCACATGGAAATATATACCGCCGTCAGCACCCTTCATGGGAGGTGCATGGGAGCGCCTGGTGCGCTCCGTGAAGGAGGCGTTATATAacgtattaaaagaaaagtatCCTCGGGAAGAAACATTGTCTACGTTATTAGTGGAAGTTGAAAATACAGTAAATTCACGTCCGCTAACCCATGTCCCTGTACATTCGACAGATGAGGCTGCCATCACACCCAACCACATCCTCATCGGCCCGAACTGCCACGCGCCTGTGCCGGGCCACTTCACCAGCAGCGATGTGTCTGCCCGGCAGCTGTGGAGGCGCGCCCAGGCCCTCGCAGATGACTTCTGGCGCCGATGGGTGAGGGAGTGCCTGCCCTTGCTCCGTCACCGGCGGGAGCCCTATGGCTCCGGCGGCGTCGCCCCTCAACTGGGCGATGTCGTAATCATCTGCGATTCCAACCTGCCTCGCAACACTTGGTCGCGAGGCCGGGTGACCCGCCTGTACCCGGGCGCCGACGGAGAGGTGCGCGTCGTCGACGTCACCACGAGCAACGGGCACGTCCTGCGCCGGCCTACGAAGAAACTCGTCGTGCTGCCAACGGGATCGCGGTTCGGCGACGACGGGAGGATGTGCACGACAGCGTAA